One Desulfovibrio fairfieldensis genomic window carries:
- a CDS encoding DUF805 domain-containing protein, whose product MALKSFPIRWCCFRGRASRAEFVWNLFAYALMLPLSYVVMAVLGSMLPLLSLAGGAAILAVWLTWVGVSVRRLKDCGRSLWWVAVPLLPSLLQTGEVLLLRYCQDDAWATELLDHPAWHVLWAISVLGALLFLLYLLIKKGTPGPNRYGPDPLISAEALAGKPAISHGLSHREGLEQ is encoded by the coding sequence ATGGCGTTGAAAAGTTTTCCCATCAGATGGTGTTGTTTTCGCGGCCGGGCGTCACGCGCGGAATTTGTGTGGAATCTCTTTGCGTATGCCCTGATGCTGCCGCTGTCCTATGTGGTCATGGCGGTTCTGGGATCCATGCTGCCGCTACTGAGTCTAGCCGGTGGAGCGGCCATTCTAGCCGTGTGGCTGACGTGGGTGGGAGTGAGCGTGCGGCGTCTGAAGGATTGCGGTCGCAGCCTTTGGTGGGTAGCCGTGCCGCTGTTGCCTTCATTGTTGCAGACGGGTGAGGTGTTGCTGTTGCGGTACTGCCAGGATGACGCATGGGCCACCGAGCTGCTGGATCATCCCGCTTGGCATGTCCTGTGGGCAATTTCAGTGCTGGGCGCCCTGCTTTTTCTGCTTTATCTGCTGATCAAGAAAGGCACGCCCGGCCCCAATCGCTACGGGCCTGACCCTCTGATTTCGGCGGAAGCCTTGGCCGGAAAGCCTGCTATTTCCCATGGCCTTAGCCACCGGGAAGGCCTTGAGCAGTGA
- the eno gene encoding phosphopyruvate hydratase has product MSSIASVFGREILDSRGNPTVEVEVTLESGISARAAVPSGASTGSREALEMRDGDKKRYGGKGVTKAVEHVNGEIADALLGLDVLRQVQIDNSLIDLDGTDNKSRLGANAMLGVSMACARAAATFLGLPLYKYLGGINAKVLPAPMMNIINGGAHAPNNLDIQEFMIMPIGAMTFRDSLRMGTEIFHTLQAILKADGHVTSVGDEGGFAPNLKNHDEAFAYIIKAIEEAGYNPGGEVALAIDAAASEFYQDGKYVLKGEGKTFNNAEMVEWLAGFTRKYPLISIEDGMAEGDWDGWGMLTASLGESIQLVGDDIFVTNPAILAEGISEGVGNSILIKLNQIGTVTETLDTIEMAKEAAYTTVISHRSGETEDSFIADLAVGVNAGQIKTGSLCRSERMAKYNQLLRIEEELGDEAEFFGPMLAEYYALGDSED; this is encoded by the coding sequence ATGAGCAGCATTGCCTCTGTTTTCGGCCGTGAGATCCTGGATTCGCGCGGCAATCCCACCGTGGAAGTGGAAGTGACCCTGGAATCGGGCATCAGCGCCCGCGCGGCCGTGCCGTCCGGCGCGTCCACCGGCAGCCGGGAGGCGCTGGAAATGCGCGACGGCGACAAGAAACGTTACGGCGGCAAGGGCGTGACCAAAGCCGTGGAGCATGTCAACGGCGAAATCGCCGACGCGCTTCTGGGCCTGGACGTGCTGCGCCAGGTGCAGATCGACAACAGCCTTATCGATCTGGACGGCACGGACAACAAATCCCGCCTGGGCGCCAACGCCATGCTGGGCGTGTCCATGGCTTGCGCGCGGGCCGCGGCCACCTTTCTGGGCCTGCCGCTCTACAAGTATCTCGGCGGCATCAACGCCAAGGTGCTGCCCGCGCCCATGATGAACATCATCAACGGCGGCGCGCACGCCCCCAACAACCTGGACATCCAGGAATTCATGATCATGCCCATCGGGGCCATGACCTTCCGCGATTCCCTGCGCATGGGCACGGAGATTTTCCATACCCTGCAGGCCATCCTGAAAGCGGACGGGCATGTGACCAGCGTGGGCGACGAGGGCGGCTTCGCGCCCAATCTCAAGAACCATGACGAGGCCTTTGCCTACATCATCAAGGCCATCGAAGAGGCGGGCTACAATCCCGGCGGCGAAGTGGCCCTGGCTATCGACGCGGCCGCCTCGGAATTCTACCAGGACGGCAAGTACGTGCTCAAGGGCGAGGGCAAGACCTTCAACAACGCCGAAATGGTCGAATGGCTGGCCGGGTTCACCCGCAAATACCCGCTGATCTCCATTGAGGACGGCATGGCCGAAGGCGACTGGGACGGCTGGGGCATGCTTACCGCCAGCTTGGGCGAGAGCATTCAGCTGGTGGGCGACGACATCTTCGTGACCAACCCGGCCATCCTGGCCGAGGGCATTTCCGAAGGCGTGGGCAACTCCATCCTGATCAAGCTGAACCAGATCGGCACAGTGACCGAAACCCTGGACACCATTGAAATGGCCAAGGAAGCGGCCTACACCACCGTCATTTCGCACCGCTCCGGCGAAACCGAAGACAGCTTTATTGCGGATCTGGCCGTGGGCGTCAACGCCGGGCAGATCAAGACCGGCTCGCTCTGCCGTTCCGAGCGCATGGCCAAGTATAACCAGTTGCTGCGCATTGAGGAGGAACTGGGCGACGAGGCCGAATTCTTCGGCCCCATGCTGGCCGAGTATTACGCGCTGGGCGACAGCGAGGACTAA
- a CDS encoding iron-containing alcohol dehydrogenase family protein codes for MYRNAKNVGYYMIGKGALAQLGDLLTTRREAQDGPAVFFLDHYFEGKGLADRLPVENQDMVLYVDTTEEPTTDSVDGYTARAKEFLGGKMPCALLAFGGGSTLDTCKCVGNLLTNPGKAEDYQGWELVKHPAPYKIAVPTLSGTGSETSRTGIICNEAKNLKLGMNSDYTMFDQVLLDPDLTASVPRNQYFYTGIDTYMHCFESLSGSYRNVVVDSLAEKAIDICKRVFLSDDMMSDENRELMMIASFLGGMAAGFVGVVHPVSAGLSMVLHMPHGLANCHALSVLEDIYPTEYRDFMAMIERQGIDLPKGICQGLSDAQYTALYEASIVHEKPLINRLGPDFKKILTKDNVIGRFKNM; via the coding sequence ATGTACCGCAATGCGAAAAATGTCGGCTACTATATGATAGGCAAGGGCGCGCTGGCCCAACTGGGCGATCTGCTGACCACCCGCCGCGAGGCGCAGGACGGACCGGCGGTCTTTTTCCTTGATCATTATTTTGAGGGCAAGGGCTTGGCGGATCGCCTGCCCGTGGAAAACCAGGATATGGTGCTCTACGTGGACACCACGGAAGAGCCCACCACCGACAGCGTGGACGGCTACACCGCCCGGGCCAAGGAATTTCTGGGCGGCAAAATGCCCTGCGCCCTGCTGGCCTTCGGCGGCGGCTCGACCCTGGACACCTGCAAATGCGTGGGCAATCTGCTGACCAATCCCGGCAAGGCCGAGGACTACCAGGGCTGGGAGCTGGTCAAACATCCCGCGCCCTACAAGATCGCCGTGCCCACGCTTTCCGGCACGGGTTCTGAAACCTCGCGCACGGGCATCATCTGCAATGAGGCCAAAAATCTCAAGCTGGGCATGAACAGCGACTATACCATGTTCGACCAGGTGCTTCTGGACCCGGACCTGACCGCCAGCGTGCCGCGCAACCAGTATTTTTACACCGGCATCGACACCTACATGCACTGCTTCGAAAGCCTTTCCGGCTCCTACCGCAACGTGGTGGTGGATTCCCTGGCGGAAAAGGCCATCGACATCTGCAAGCGGGTCTTCCTTTCCGACGACATGATGAGCGACGAAAACCGCGAGCTGATGATGATCGCCTCCTTCCTGGGCGGCATGGCCGCCGGTTTCGTGGGCGTGGTGCATCCTGTTTCGGCGGGTCTGAGCATGGTGCTGCACATGCCCCACGGTCTGGCCAACTGCCACGCCCTGTCCGTGCTGGAAGACATCTATCCCACGGAATACCGGGACTTCATGGCCATGATCGAGCGTCAGGGCATTGATCTGCCCAAGGGCATCTGCCAAGGGCTCAGCGACGCGCAGTACACGGCCCTGTACGAGGCCAGCATCGTGCATGAAAAACCCCTGATCAACCGCCTGGGCCCGGATTTTAAAAAGATTCTCACCAAAGATAATGTGATCGGGCGTTTCAAAAACATGTAG
- a CDS encoding sulfotransferase family 2 domain-containing protein translates to MDETLFFLHLPRTAGTTLNAVLHDNFAPETVLSVYAKEDYERCRMLEADVLERIRLIEGHLMPESFDPPSLYGRRLRMFTLLREPLSRLVSEYVFQKSWPENHLYAYLNENAVSFRDYLTSNDPLLKFRGRNFVTHCLAGVFAPDRNPDEVLALAKKHLEESFCFVGIQERFDESLLLLADEIGLQKLFHERRNMLRPGLADAVSAEDRALAARLNNADLELYAFARTLFERRVAAAGPDFTARLRRFRFLNGKYQKMCATLEDTLVGERAGPILKPKG, encoded by the coding sequence ATGGATGAAACGCTCTTTTTCCTGCATCTGCCGCGCACGGCCGGGACCACGCTGAACGCCGTTCTGCACGATAATTTCGCGCCTGAAACCGTCCTGAGCGTCTATGCCAAGGAGGATTACGAGCGCTGCCGTATGCTGGAGGCGGACGTGCTGGAGCGCATCCGCCTCATCGAGGGGCATCTGATGCCCGAAAGTTTCGATCCGCCCAGCCTCTACGGCCGTCGCCTGCGCATGTTCACCCTGCTGCGCGAGCCCTTGAGCCGGCTTGTTTCGGAATACGTCTTCCAGAAGTCCTGGCCTGAAAACCATCTCTACGCCTATCTCAACGAAAATGCCGTCAGCTTCCGGGACTACCTCACCAGCAACGATCCCCTGCTGAAATTCCGGGGCAGAAACTTCGTCACCCACTGTCTGGCGGGCGTGTTCGCGCCGGACAGGAATCCGGACGAGGTGCTGGCCCTGGCTAAAAAGCATCTGGAAGAAAGTTTCTGCTTTGTGGGCATTCAGGAGCGCTTTGACGAAAGCCTCCTGCTGCTGGCCGACGAAATCGGCTTGCAAAAGCTCTTCCACGAACGCCGGAACATGCTGCGCCCCGGCCTGGCCGACGCCGTCAGCGCCGAAGACCGGGCTTTGGCCGCGCGCCTGAACAATGCGGACCTGGAGCTTTACGCCTTTGCGCGCACCCTCTTCGAGCGGCGCGTGGCCGCGGCGGGCCCGGACTTCACGGCCCGGCTGCGCCGTTTCCGCTTTCTGAACGGCAAGTATCAGAAAATGTGCGCCACGCTGGAAGACACCCTGGTGGGCGAGCGCGCGGGCCCCATCCTCAAGCCCAAGGGCTGA
- the folD gene encoding bifunctional methylenetetrahydrofolate dehydrogenase/methenyltetrahydrofolate cyclohydrolase FolD, whose amino-acid sequence MLLIDGKETSRVIREELREEVAAACGKGRRAPGLAVILVGEDPASEVYVRNKERACAEAGIISFPYHLPASTGQHELLALIHECNRRADVDGILLQLPLPCGLDAQACLLAIDPAKDVDGFHPENVGRLSLGLPGFVSCTPAGVMELLRRYDLSPAGKKAVVVGRSDIVGKPLAMLLARPGDYANATVTICHSRTPDLAAECRNADFLFLAMGRPRFVTADMVREGVVVIDVGINRTPEGLCGDADFAGVSAKARAITPVPGGVGPMTIAMLLKNTVQSWRGRTA is encoded by the coding sequence ATGCTTTTGATTGACGGCAAGGAAACGTCTCGCGTCATCCGCGAGGAACTCAGGGAAGAAGTGGCCGCCGCCTGCGGCAAAGGCCGCCGCGCGCCGGGTCTGGCAGTGATCCTCGTGGGCGAGGACCCCGCGTCGGAGGTCTATGTGCGCAACAAGGAGCGGGCCTGCGCCGAGGCGGGCATTATCTCCTTCCCCTATCATCTGCCCGCGTCCACCGGCCAGCACGAACTGCTGGCCCTGATCCATGAATGCAACCGCCGCGCGGATGTGGACGGCATTCTGCTGCAATTGCCCCTGCCGTGCGGCCTGGACGCCCAGGCTTGCCTGCTGGCTATTGATCCGGCCAAGGATGTGGACGGCTTCCATCCTGAAAATGTGGGCCGCCTTTCCCTGGGCTTGCCGGGTTTTGTCTCCTGCACGCCCGCGGGCGTCATGGAGCTGTTGCGGCGCTACGACCTCTCGCCCGCAGGCAAAAAGGCCGTGGTGGTGGGGCGCTCCGACATCGTGGGCAAGCCGCTGGCCATGCTCCTGGCCCGGCCCGGCGATTACGCCAATGCCACGGTGACCATCTGCCATTCGCGCACTCCGGATCTGGCGGCGGAATGCCGCAATGCGGACTTCCTTTTTCTGGCCATGGGGCGGCCCCGCTTCGTCACCGCCGATATGGTGCGCGAAGGCGTGGTCGTCATTGATGTGGGCATCAACCGCACGCCCGAAGGCCTTTGCGGCGACGCGGACTTCGCGGGCGTGAGCGCCAAGGCGCGCGCCATCACGCCGGTGCCCGGCGGCGTGGGGCCCATGACCATCGCCATGCTGCTCAAAAACACCGTGCAGTCCTGGCGCGGCCGCACGGCATAG
- a CDS encoding DUF805 domain-containing protein, translated as MEFAPAVRRCLTEKYCSFKGRASRSEFWWFMLFMFLVNVVVSLVAGFLPSAAGNGLSVLVSLAFILPNIGVTARRLHDRNLSGWWQLAPIVPTILLLAMIFTMSITETALVLLSLLAVAVAIWFLIMLILPGTLGPNRFGPDPLRSAPPDSAPGDPQ; from the coding sequence ATGGAATTCGCGCCCGCTGTACGGCGTTGCCTGACCGAGAAGTATTGCAGCTTCAAGGGGCGGGCCTCGCGCTCGGAATTCTGGTGGTTCATGTTATTTATGTTCCTGGTCAATGTTGTTGTGAGCCTTGTCGCCGGCTTTCTTCCCTCAGCGGCGGGGAACGGCCTCAGCGTCCTGGTTTCGCTGGCTTTCATTTTGCCCAATATCGGGGTCACCGCGCGCCGCCTGCACGACCGCAACCTGTCGGGCTGGTGGCAGTTGGCGCCCATAGTCCCCACCATTCTGCTGCTGGCGATGATTTTCACGATGTCGATTACGGAGACCGCCCTGGTTCTCTTGTCTCTTCTGGCGGTGGCCGTGGCTATCTGGTTTCTCATAATGCTGATTCTGCCCGGCACGCTCGGGCCCAACCGCTTCGGCCCTGATCCGCTGAGGTCCGCGCCCCCGGACAGCGCGCCGGGCGACCCCCAATGA
- a CDS encoding type III pantothenate kinase has product MQPELLLFDIGNTSIKVGLANERHVLTSYTLPANAGHTSDSLGLTLLSLLRHADTDMAKLKACVASSVVPGFDPLLREAVARYLDRPLYCAPDDLPIPLENRYERPSEVGADRLVGAFAARRLCPDAASLLVVDFGTAVTFDCVSGQAYLGGLIFPGPATALAALSREAAKLPRVNLDIRAQEPAPGRDTTTSIQHGLVFGFVCMVEGLTQRLKRQMPGPIKVLATGGFAASIARVSPVFDHVLPALLLDGLRRLYYEERDIL; this is encoded by the coding sequence ATGCAGCCGGAACTTCTGCTCTTCGACATAGGCAACACGTCCATCAAGGTGGGGCTGGCCAACGAGCGGCACGTGCTGACTTCCTACACCCTGCCAGCCAACGCCGGGCACACCTCGGACAGCCTGGGCCTCACGCTTCTTTCCCTTTTGCGGCACGCGGACACGGATATGGCGAAGCTCAAGGCCTGCGTGGCCTCTTCCGTGGTGCCGGGTTTCGACCCGCTGCTGCGCGAGGCCGTGGCCCGCTATCTGGACCGGCCCCTGTACTGCGCGCCCGACGACTTGCCCATTCCCCTGGAAAACCGTTACGAACGGCCCTCCGAAGTGGGAGCGGACCGCCTGGTGGGGGCTTTCGCCGCCCGCAGGCTCTGCCCGGACGCGGCCTCCCTGCTGGTGGTGGACTTCGGCACAGCGGTGACTTTTGACTGCGTGAGCGGGCAGGCCTATCTGGGCGGCCTGATCTTTCCGGGCCCGGCCACGGCCCTGGCCGCGTTGTCGCGCGAAGCCGCCAAATTGCCCAGAGTCAATCTGGACATTCGCGCGCAAGAACCCGCGCCCGGCCGCGACACCACCACCAGCATCCAGCATGGTCTGGTCTTTGGCTTTGTCTGTATGGTGGAGGGCCTGACCCAGCGGCTCAAGCGGCAGATGCCCGGCCCGATCAAGGTGCTGGCCACAGGCGGCTTTGCCGCGTCCATCGCCAGGGTGAGCCCGGTCTTCGACCATGTTCTGCCCGCCCTGTTGCTGGATGGCCTGCGGCGTCTGTACTATGAGGAGCGGGATATTCTCTGA
- a CDS encoding DUF805 domain-containing protein produces the protein MTFAQAVRVCLKDKYCNFRGRASRSEFWWFMLCIGLINLAANIVLSPLPPKTAMGLNFLVSLALLLPNFGVTVRRLHDRNLAGWWLLVPILSLLFWLLGRGAPGGNAGPVSALLSLSMCICYLAILSLPGTAGPNRFGPDPLAAETAGE, from the coding sequence ATGACCTTTGCCCAGGCCGTGCGCGTCTGTCTGAAAGACAAATACTGCAATTTCCGGGGCCGCGCGTCCCGTTCGGAATTCTGGTGGTTCATGCTGTGCATCGGCCTGATCAATCTGGCCGCCAATATCGTGCTTTCGCCCTTGCCGCCCAAGACGGCCATGGGGCTGAACTTTCTGGTTTCCCTGGCCCTGCTTCTGCCCAATTTCGGGGTGACGGTGCGCCGCCTGCACGATCGTAATCTGGCGGGCTGGTGGCTGCTGGTTCCCATCCTCAGCCTGTTGTTCTGGCTGCTGGGCCGGGGCGCGCCCGGCGGCAATGCCGGCCCGGTGTCGGCCCTGCTCTCCCTGTCCATGTGCATCTGCTATCTTGCCATCCTGTCGCTGCCGGGCACGGCCGGGCCCAACCGTTTCGGGCCCGATCCCCTGGCGGCGGAAACCGCGGGGGAATAG
- a CDS encoding DUF805 domain-containing protein: protein MKTCLRKYACFRGRAPRSEFWWFYIFYLLACTVSILVVIWLAKSFSFGNAMLLLTNGTAFVLYLPSLAVRVRRLHDCGYSGNWLALYALLVYWGRFSAFAILIGFLLIPLPGDLGNLPLVICLLMVDVWFFISDDPFMTCIFIVQLLGELAMLLVCFKKGTTGPNRYGPDSLEGEPGRRARVLVFRKSGTDRPEPARRVRREGGRRPARSLSAARGWRILNFSDQF, encoded by the coding sequence GTGAAAACCTGCCTGCGCAAGTACGCCTGTTTCCGGGGACGGGCCCCGCGCTCGGAATTCTGGTGGTTTTACATTTTTTACCTGCTGGCCTGCACGGTCTCGATTCTTGTCGTGATATGGCTTGCGAAGTCTTTCAGCTTCGGAAACGCCATGCTGTTGCTTACCAACGGCACGGCGTTTGTGTTATATTTGCCGTCGCTGGCCGTGCGAGTACGCCGCCTGCATGATTGCGGATACAGCGGCAACTGGCTGGCGCTGTATGCCTTGCTGGTTTATTGGGGGCGTTTCTCTGCCTTCGCGATTCTCATCGGTTTCTTGCTGATTCCGTTGCCTGGGGATCTGGGAAATCTGCCGCTGGTTATTTGCCTTCTTATGGTGGATGTCTGGTTTTTCATTTCCGACGATCCCTTTATGACGTGTATCTTCATAGTACAACTGCTCGGCGAGCTGGCCATGTTGCTTGTCTGTTTCAAAAAGGGCACGACCGGTCCCAACCGCTACGGGCCGGATTCGCTGGAGGGCGAGCCGGGACGGAGGGCCAGGGTGCTGGTCTTCAGGAAATCGGGCACTGACCGGCCCGAACCGGCCCGGCGCGTCAGGCGAGAAGGAGGGAGAAGACCCGCCCGGAGCTTGAGCGCGGCGCGCGGATGGCGTATACTGAATTTTTCTGATCAGTTTTGA